AAATATACCGACCGCCTGAAAGCAGCGCGCACCAAAACCGAAGAACAGGACGCGCTCATCACCGTAACCGGGACCATAGAAAATGTTCCCTGTGTCGTCGGTGTCCAGGATTTTGCGTTCATGGGTGGCTCCATGGGTCTGGCAGTAGGTCAGGCCTTTGTTGACGGCGCCAACCGGGCCCTAGAAGACCAATGCCCCTATATCATCTTCACTGCCGCTGGCGGTGCGCGGATGCAGGAAGGCATTTTGTCGCTGATGCAGATGCCCAAAACCACCGTGGCGATATCCATGCTGCGGGAAGCGGGACTGCCGTTCATCGTTGTTCTCACCGATCCGACAACTGGCGGCGTGACGGCTAGCTATGCGATGCTCGGCGATGTCCAGATATCGGAACCTGGCGCTTTGATCGGTTTTGCAGGCCAGCGCGTGATCGAGAATACCATCCGCGAAAAACTGCCCGAGGGTTTTCAGACAGCGGAATATTTGCTGGAACATGGCATGGTCGACATGGTGGTTCACCGCAAGGAACTGCGCGCAGAACTGGCCCGCGTGATGAGCTATCTCATGGCCTGGAAAA
This DNA window, taken from Parasphingorhabdus litoris DSM 22379, encodes the following:
- the accD gene encoding acetyl-CoA carboxylase, carboxyltransferase subunit beta, which produces MSWLSNVRNKIASITKKESPDNLWHKCKKCEAMVFLKEYEDNMHICPKCEHHGRIGPMIRFAQIMDENSWKIIPFTAVPEDPLKFKDQKKYTDRLKAARTKTEEQDALITVTGTIENVPCVVGVQDFAFMGGSMGLAVGQAFVDGANRALEDQCPYIIFTAAGGARMQEGILSLMQMPKTTVAISMLREAGLPFIVVLTDPTTGGVTASYAMLGDVQISEPGALIGFAGQRVIENTIREKLPEGFQTAEYLLEHGMVDMVVHRKELRAELARVMSYLMAWKTAA